In Legionella beliardensis, the following are encoded in one genomic region:
- a CDS encoding cation:proton antiporter gives MDHGLPLINMIAMGFTLALIMGFIAVRLKIPALVGYLLAGVIIGPFTPGLTANVKIAQELAEIGIMLLMFGVGLHFSLSDLLRVRKIAIPGALVQIIVATILGYGAAIMWGWDHGSALILGLSLSVASTVVLLRAIEERGALDSINGHIAVGWLLVEDLVMIIVLVLLPPLSYLFGGQAAAADMHKPLWLILGLTLVKISTFIALMLLVGRRIFPKVLWHVARIGSRELFTLCIITAAIGIAYIAATLFNVSFALGAFFAGMILRESSFSHRAAEESLPFREAFAVLFFVSVGMLFNPAVLVEYPLQVLIVVGIIIIGKSIAAFILVLAFRYPLQSALIVSASLAQIGEFSFILAELGVRLGLLSEEGRSFILAGALISIALNSFIFRLINPFYTWIKSCPKLVRFFERANDPLAELPMTTKEDYLAGQIVLVGYGRVGRHIANLLSEQSIPYVVVEENRELIQELRESNIPAIYGDASNPSVLIQSHIARASMLMIVIADTFHVRKMIKLAYTLNPDIEIVVRTHDEEEAQLLQEEVTGKVFFAEGEIAKNMTIYALNRYGKDVASDLIETFKGQGN, from the coding sequence ATGGATCATGGTCTTCCCCTAATTAATATGATTGCTATGGGATTTACTCTGGCATTAATTATGGGATTTATTGCTGTACGTCTTAAAATTCCAGCCTTGGTAGGTTATTTATTAGCCGGTGTGATTATTGGCCCCTTTACACCTGGATTAACAGCCAACGTTAAAATTGCGCAGGAACTTGCAGAAATTGGCATTATGCTGCTGATGTTTGGCGTAGGGCTCCATTTCTCATTATCAGATTTATTACGTGTGCGTAAGATTGCAATCCCTGGCGCACTTGTGCAAATCATTGTTGCAACCATACTCGGCTATGGTGCCGCTATCATGTGGGGCTGGGATCATGGTAGTGCTTTAATTTTAGGGCTTTCATTATCGGTAGCTAGCACGGTTGTCTTATTAAGAGCAATTGAAGAAAGAGGGGCCTTAGATTCAATTAACGGGCATATTGCAGTTGGTTGGCTGTTGGTCGAAGACTTAGTCATGATTATTGTCTTAGTCTTACTGCCACCCTTGTCTTATTTATTCGGAGGTCAAGCAGCTGCTGCTGATATGCATAAACCGTTGTGGCTTATACTGGGTTTAACACTTGTTAAAATATCAACGTTTATCGCATTAATGCTATTGGTAGGAAGACGCATTTTCCCTAAGGTACTTTGGCATGTCGCCCGTATTGGCTCGCGTGAATTATTTACCCTGTGTATTATTACCGCTGCAATTGGTATTGCTTATATAGCAGCCACATTGTTTAATGTTTCTTTTGCGCTCGGTGCTTTTTTTGCTGGCATGATCCTGCGCGAATCCTCATTTAGCCACCGGGCGGCTGAAGAATCTTTGCCTTTTCGAGAAGCGTTTGCGGTTTTATTTTTTGTGTCAGTGGGCATGTTATTTAATCCAGCAGTTTTAGTGGAATACCCCTTACAAGTACTCATCGTAGTGGGGATTATTATTATTGGAAAATCCATTGCGGCATTTATACTAGTACTCGCTTTTCGCTATCCGTTGCAATCAGCCTTAATAGTCTCAGCAAGCTTAGCCCAAATTGGCGAATTTTCATTTATCCTGGCGGAATTAGGCGTGCGTTTAGGCCTGCTTTCAGAAGAAGGGCGCAGCTTTATTTTAGCGGGAGCATTAATCTCAATTGCGCTTAATTCGTTTATCTTTAGGCTTATAAATCCATTTTATACTTGGATAAAGTCGTGTCCTAAATTGGTGAGATTTTTTGAGCGCGCTAACGATCCGCTGGCTGAATTACCCATGACGACTAAAGAAGATTATCTTGCAGGTCAAATTGTTTTAGTAGGCTATGGACGGGTAGGCAGACATATTGCTAACTTACTTTCTGAGCAATCTATCCCTTATGTGGTTGTTGAAGAAAATCGTGAGCTAATACAGGAGTTGCGAGAGTCTAATATTCCGGCAATTTATGGTGATGCCTCTAACCCATCGGTACTGATTCAAAGCCACATTGCTCGCGCCAGCATGCTGATGATAGTGATAGCAGATACTTTTCATGTCAGAAAAATGATTAAACTCGCATACACCCTTAACCCTGACATAGAAATAGTCGTGCGTACCCACGATGAAGAAGAAGCACAGTTATTGCAGGAAGAAGTCACCGGAAAAGTATTCTTTGCTGAAGGAGAGATTGCAAAAAACATGACAATTTATGCATTAA